The Henckelia pumila isolate YLH828 chromosome 2, ASM3356847v2, whole genome shotgun sequence genome includes a window with the following:
- the LOC140883738 gene encoding F-box/FBD/LRR-repeat protein At5g56420-like isoform X2: MDIISSLPDPILCHILSFLPILHSSVETSVLARRWRYLWTYVRDLHFGADYYDPFYYYTKPRKSVRFSDMVDRVLLMHNGSIDTLTIESNENTSISEHQIDAWIHTAMAHGVHDFFLSDVWFPQFHCKCKNLVKLTLKRCTISIEPGAVCLPRLKKLCLLSNSYKNDRSLPNLVSGCSAVELLCDFDHKHKLVLDVPAVQDLRIQDDTTQIIRAYNISSLVRANICFLNGYVVADIRRPRYIFQFIEKLSNAKSLKIQVRIRRGF; the protein is encoded by the exons ATGGACATAATCAGCAGCCTGCCCGACCCAATTCTATGCCACATTCTCTCTTTTCTCCCAATCCTGCATTCTTCTGTGGAAACTAGTGTTCTAGCAAGAAGATGGAGGTATCTGTGGACTTATGTCCGCGATCTCCATTTCGGGGCAGACTATTATGATCCCTTCTATTATTATACCAAGCCCAGAAAAAGTGTGCGCTTTTCGGACATGGTTGACAGGGTTTTGTTGATGCACAATGGTTCCATAGACACTTTAACCATCGAATCAAATGAGAACACTTCTATTAGCGAGCATCAAATCGATGCATGGATCCACACTGCCATGGCACACGGGGTTCATGATTTCTTTCTCTCTGATGTTTGGTTTCCCCAATTCCATTGTAAGTGCAAGAATCTGGTCAAATTGACTCTTAAACGATGCACAATCTCTATTGAGCCTGGTGCTGTGTGTTTGCCTAGACTCAAGAAACTTTGTCTTCTCTCTAATAGTTACAAGAATGATCGATCCCTTCCTAACTTGGTTTCCGGGTGTTCAGCTGTTGAGCTGTTATGTGACTTTGACCACAAACACAAGCTCGTCTTAGATGTTCCTGCAGTACAAGATCTCCGAATACAAGATGATACTACCCAGATTATTCGGGCCTATAATATATCCTCTCTCGTTCGAGCAAATATTTGTTTTCTCAATGGCTATGTGGTAGCAGACATTAGACGTCCGAgatatatttttcaatttattgaaaAGCTATCCAATGCTAAAAGTCTTAAAATTCAAGTGAGGATTCGACGAGG CTTCTGA
- the LOC140883738 gene encoding F-box/FBD/LRR-repeat protein At5g56420-like isoform X1 — protein sequence MDIISSLPDPILCHILSFLPILHSSVETSVLARRWRYLWTYVRDLHFGADYYDPFYYYTKPRKSVRFSDMVDRVLLMHNGSIDTLTIESNENTSISEHQIDAWIHTAMAHGVHDFFLSDVWFPQFHCKCKNLVKLTLKRCTISIEPGAVCLPRLKKLCLLSNSYKNDRSLPNLVSGCSAVELLCDFDHKHKLVLDVPAVQDLRIQDDTTQIIRAYNISSLVRANICFLNGYVVADIRRPRYIFQFIEKLSNAKSLKIQVRIRRGYVLCLR from the coding sequence ATGGACATAATCAGCAGCCTGCCCGACCCAATTCTATGCCACATTCTCTCTTTTCTCCCAATCCTGCATTCTTCTGTGGAAACTAGTGTTCTAGCAAGAAGATGGAGGTATCTGTGGACTTATGTCCGCGATCTCCATTTCGGGGCAGACTATTATGATCCCTTCTATTATTATACCAAGCCCAGAAAAAGTGTGCGCTTTTCGGACATGGTTGACAGGGTTTTGTTGATGCACAATGGTTCCATAGACACTTTAACCATCGAATCAAATGAGAACACTTCTATTAGCGAGCATCAAATCGATGCATGGATCCACACTGCCATGGCACACGGGGTTCATGATTTCTTTCTCTCTGATGTTTGGTTTCCCCAATTCCATTGTAAGTGCAAGAATCTGGTCAAATTGACTCTTAAACGATGCACAATCTCTATTGAGCCTGGTGCTGTGTGTTTGCCTAGACTCAAGAAACTTTGTCTTCTCTCTAATAGTTACAAGAATGATCGATCCCTTCCTAACTTGGTTTCCGGGTGTTCAGCTGTTGAGCTGTTATGTGACTTTGACCACAAACACAAGCTCGTCTTAGATGTTCCTGCAGTACAAGATCTCCGAATACAAGATGATACTACCCAGATTATTCGGGCCTATAATATATCCTCTCTCGTTCGAGCAAATATTTGTTTTCTCAATGGCTATGTGGTAGCAGACATTAGACGTCCGAgatatatttttcaatttattgaaaAGCTATCCAATGCTAAAAGTCTTAAAATTCAAGTGAGGATTCGACGAGGGTACGTGCTTTGTTTACGTTAG